One part of the Thermodesulfobacterium commune DSM 2178 genome encodes these proteins:
- a CDS encoding AsmA-like C-terminal domain-containing protein produces MKKIRFTLLLLVFVFSLLFLCVVNIDFFLNRPWIKGPLINFLKNTQKIDINYKEIKIDVFEGKVRIKDFTFKNRYYEVETPEATAFLSLSKIFRFKLFPESLQVKKLKLKSYWSPEPFNLYQLKDQLKNMAPFNMKVEEATIEYETSIGWLIFDHTDLFLKIDRHQTLWELKSLKSPQFKEAEIKGRLNLANLFLETSIEAKNFDFTNFIKGGEPFIGRLTSDLMAELSLEKEKLNLSFQLLNPQLVFKQFSRERFLGGVITGVLSSKKDGLRLTLKKVFLRNPFLDAQGEFVKKKEGLEASLKVKKLDLAEIKKIGLLLFEKQKEVKEVFDYIGNGSLEDIEVVSSGKDLQELIDYKRIKAKGKLKEGQIILGFLPLDLEQVTGEVGFSEGRLIFNGTLAVEGSVLGTVKSFSLDLSKRQPELWLEGTISGRAEKIQDLVANFDMFKSYQEKIKEFKTEGSLVSKIELRGPLDAFQLSFDIDSEDASLIVPFYTKFLRLKTAKIFYYKDKLNLSNLNVFNKELAIKDGGLELNLSSLDFRVKVWGVTIKPEFLEFLKDKVREVAVFFKEKGLKFENLEIEEGEFRGNLKQLAQEQVNLKQAILGNLFLKGKAVNLRIGEEVKGERFSGYSESLPLVWRDGCLSFGEAAFEIEDSNFVGKGRVFDQEIFLELKGEVKERLKDKIEKVLGLKEASFLLKSPINIENLSLVYRDGQVQSRGTFKISDKEISVTLDQTKDQTSILGSFNGKESQQKFGLRLNQNQIDLTLQGKTRLEELGTIFDKVPYPLEGLVENNLHLKFKKEKNILVSLANDYLNRNLFLEEGWLTLQGVKFKDGIAIEGEGKIAKNHTIHGKFKFEWNNSTLLADLKVDTNQKYVLVTGDLRSEKIDLKKFLGLSSTQETSDKTVKKEIWDYFQGIPLIAELKVNANDLILPTSHKVENFSLDLSLNTKAKLLWANLTKANFCGLGLDFIYSLSGEAHQVFVELLPSEGDLLDLFSCLYPEEMPTVILEGPYKVKGYAFFEGNSKDWITNSRGELILKSKKGYIYRAPLIAHLLGFLSPIDLFRGKIPNLESQLLPYEELIFNSRFTDTTLLIDEAFLSASGFRLFGEGPINLKNKELNLTFYASPFKTIDVILEKVPGLGKWVLGKPRMLVYLPLQVVGTYDNYNIIPLHPSSLGKGVFTFIFRLFGISEEFYQKPSQKASNFQEKKEELLKERENINRTP; encoded by the coding sequence GTGAAAAAAATTCGTTTTACTCTTCTTTTGCTTGTTTTTGTCTTTTCTTTGTTATTTTTATGTGTAGTGAACATAGATTTTTTTCTTAATCGTCCCTGGATTAAAGGACCTCTGATCAACTTTTTAAAAAACACCCAGAAGATAGATATAAACTATAAAGAAATAAAGATAGATGTTTTTGAAGGAAAGGTAAGGATCAAAGATTTTACGTTTAAAAATAGATATTATGAAGTGGAGACTCCTGAAGCTACTGCTTTTTTATCTTTATCAAAAATTTTTAGGTTTAAGCTTTTTCCCGAAAGTCTTCAGGTAAAAAAACTTAAATTAAAGTCTTATTGGTCACCAGAACCTTTCAACTTGTATCAGTTAAAAGACCAATTAAAAAACATGGCTCCTTTTAACATGAAAGTTGAAGAGGCAACCATAGAGTATGAAACCTCTATAGGATGGTTGATTTTTGATCACACAGACCTTTTTTTGAAAATTGATCGACATCAAACCTTATGGGAGTTAAAATCTCTTAAAAGTCCTCAGTTTAAAGAAGCTGAGATAAAAGGAAGGTTAAATCTTGCAAACCTTTTCTTAGAAACTTCAATTGAGGCTAAGAATTTTGATTTTACCAATTTTATTAAGGGTGGAGAACCGTTTATAGGGCGTCTTACTTCTGATTTGATGGCTGAGCTGAGTTTAGAAAAAGAAAAACTTAATCTTTCTTTTCAACTGTTAAACCCTCAACTGGTTTTTAAACAATTCTCTCGAGAAAGGTTTTTAGGGGGTGTGATTACCGGGGTTCTTAGCTCTAAAAAAGATGGCCTTAGGTTAACCCTTAAAAAAGTATTTTTAAGAAATCCCTTTTTAGACGCTCAGGGAGAGTTTGTAAAGAAAAAAGAGGGTTTAGAAGCAAGCCTTAAGGTTAAGAAACTTGATTTGGCTGAGATAAAAAAAATAGGACTCCTTCTTTTTGAAAAACAAAAAGAGGTAAAAGAGGTTTTTGATTATATCGGTAATGGAAGTTTGGAAGATATAGAGGTTGTTTCTTCAGGAAAAGATTTGCAAGAGCTTATCGACTATAAAAGGATAAAAGCGAAAGGTAAGTTGAAAGAAGGTCAGATCATTCTGGGTTTTCTTCCTTTAGACTTAGAACAAGTCACAGGGGAGGTGGGTTTTTCAGAAGGAAGGCTTATCTTTAACGGGACGTTGGCAGTAGAAGGTTCTGTCTTGGGAACGGTAAAAAGTTTCAGTTTAGACCTTTCAAAAAGACAGCCTGAGCTCTGGTTAGAAGGAACCATCTCAGGTAGGGCAGAAAAAATCCAAGATCTTGTAGCAAACTTTGACATGTTTAAGTCTTACCAAGAAAAAATAAAAGAATTTAAAACAGAGGGTTCCCTTGTTTCTAAGATAGAACTAAGAGGTCCTTTAGATGCTTTTCAACTTTCCTTTGACATAGATTCAGAAGATGCATCATTAATCGTGCCTTTTTATACCAAATTCTTACGTTTAAAAACAGCTAAAATTTTTTACTACAAAGACAAACTAAATCTTTCTAATCTGAATGTATTTAATAAAGAATTAGCGATAAAAGATGGAGGTTTGGAGTTAAATTTATCCTCTTTAGACTTTAGGGTTAAAGTTTGGGGAGTGACCATAAAACCTGAGTTTTTAGAGTTTCTAAAGGATAAGGTAAGAGAGGTAGCTGTGTTTTTTAAGGAAAAGGGCCTTAAATTTGAAAATTTAGAGATAGAAGAAGGGGAATTTCGAGGGAATTTAAAACAGTTAGCCCAAGAGCAAGTAAACCTAAAACAGGCTATTTTAGGCAATCTCTTTTTAAAGGGAAAAGCAGTAAATCTTAGGATAGGTGAAGAGGTAAAAGGAGAAAGATTTTCTGGTTATTCAGAAAGTTTACCTTTAGTTTGGCGCGATGGGTGTCTTTCTTTTGGAGAGGCCGCTTTTGAAATAGAAGACTCTAATTTTGTAGGTAAGGGTAGGGTTTTTGACCAAGAAATTTTTTTAGAACTAAAAGGAGAGGTGAAAGAAAGACTAAAGGATAAGATTGAGAAGGTCTTAGGGCTTAAAGAGGCTTCTTTTCTATTAAAATCTCCGATAAACATAGAAAACCTATCTTTGGTTTATAGAGACGGACAGGTTCAATCCCGAGGAACCTTTAAGATCTCAGATAAAGAAATTTCTGTAACTTTGGACCAAACTAAAGACCAAACCTCAATTTTGGGGAGTTTTAACGGAAAAGAAAGTCAGCAGAAGTTTGGATTAAGGTTAAACCAAAATCAAATAGATTTAACCCTGCAAGGTAAAACTCGTTTGGAAGAGTTAGGAACAATCTTTGATAAGGTACCTTACCCATTAGAAGGTTTAGTAGAAAACAATTTGCACTTAAAGTTTAAAAAAGAAAAAAATATCTTAGTGTCTTTGGCAAACGACTACTTAAACAGAAACCTTTTTCTTGAAGAAGGTTGGCTTACACTTCAAGGAGTTAAGTTTAAAGATGGAATAGCGATTGAGGGTGAAGGAAAGATTGCTAAGAACCATACGATTCATGGAAAGTTTAAGTTTGAATGGAACAATTCTACCTTATTAGCTGACTTAAAGGTGGATACCAACCAAAAATATGTTTTGGTTACAGGGGATTTAAGGTCTGAAAAAATAGATTTAAAAAAGTTTTTAGGTTTAAGCTCAACCCAAGAAACCTCTGATAAAACGGTTAAAAAAGAAATCTGGGACTATTTCCAAGGGATTCCTCTAATAGCAGAGTTAAAGGTGAACGCAAACGACCTTATTCTTCCTACCTCCCATAAGGTAGAAAACTTTAGTTTAGACTTAAGTTTAAACACTAAAGCGAAACTTTTATGGGCCAACCTGACCAAGGCTAATTTTTGCGGATTAGGATTAGATTTTATCTATTCTTTATCAGGGGAAGCCCATCAAGTTTTTGTAGAACTTTTACCTTCAGAAGGAGACCTGTTAGACCTTTTTTCCTGTCTGTATCCAGAAGAGATGCCTACCGTAATCTTAGAAGGTCCTTATAAGGTAAAAGGATATGCCTTTTTTGAAGGAAATAGTAAAGATTGGATTACGAATAGCAGAGGAGAGTTGATACTTAAATCTAAAAAGGGATATATTTACCGTGCTCCTCTTATAGCTCATCTTTTGGGTTTTTTAAGTCCGATAGACCTTTTTAGAGGAAAAATTCCTAATTTAGAAAGTCAGTTATTACCCTACGAAGAATTAATTTTCAACTCCCGCTTTACCGATACGACTTTACTCATAGATGAAGCCTTTCTTTCAGCCTCAGGTTTTAGATTGTTTGGCGAGGGACCGATAAACTTGAAAAACAAGGAACTAAACCTTACTTTTTATGCCTCTCCTTTCAAAACGATAGACGTGATTTTAGAAAAGGTTCCAGGGTTAGGGAAATGGGTTCTTGGGAAACCGAGGATGTTAGTTTACCTACCTTTACAGGTGGTAGGGACATACGATAATTATAACATCATTCCCTTACATCCCAGTAGTTTAGGAAAAGGGGTTTTCACCTTTATCTTTAGGTTATTCGGAATTTCTGAAGAGTTTTATCAAAAGCCTTCTCAAAAGGCATCTAATTTTCAGGAAAAGAAAGAAGAACTTTTAAAAGAAAGAGAGAACATAAATCGAACTCCATGA
- a CDS encoding RluA family pseudouridine synthase, with protein MKEDFILFEDKSLLVVNKPAGMVVQGAKDLEVSLLNLLKDYLKKRDNKPGNVFLAVVHRLDKPVSGALVFAKRTKAARRLTESFKQKEVGKFYLAEVEGILKGQNLIRAYLKWDQKSHKALVFWEPKEGAKESLTYYETLQVVKNRSLVLLFPITGRKHQLRAVLSSLGFPVVGDVRYGAKRLVNQGKAILLHACFICFPHPLEKEPVEVLAPLPQYFSFPNLDKTLNLEFLNKKFQDLKKLYQE; from the coding sequence ATGAAAGAAGATTTTATCCTTTTTGAAGATAAAAGTCTTTTGGTGGTAAATAAACCTGCTGGAATGGTGGTTCAGGGAGCAAAGGATTTAGAGGTATCTTTGTTAAATTTGTTAAAAGATTATTTAAAAAAAAGAGATAATAAACCAGGAAACGTTTTTTTAGCGGTGGTTCATCGTTTGGATAAACCTGTTTCTGGAGCATTAGTTTTTGCCAAGCGCACAAAAGCAGCCAGAAGACTTACCGAAAGTTTTAAACAGAAAGAGGTGGGTAAATTTTATCTTGCAGAGGTAGAAGGAATTTTAAAAGGTCAAAACTTGATCAGGGCTTATCTTAAATGGGATCAAAAATCTCACAAAGCTTTGGTTTTTTGGGAACCTAAAGAAGGTGCAAAAGAAAGTCTAACATATTATGAAACGTTACAGGTTGTAAAAAATAGATCGTTAGTCTTGCTTTTTCCGATTACAGGAAGAAAACATCAACTAAGGGCTGTCCTAAGTAGTCTTGGGTTCCCTGTGGTAGGGGATGTTAGATATGGAGCCAAAAGATTGGTTAATCAGGGTAAGGCTATTCTTTTGCATGCTTGTTTTATATGTTTCCCCCATCCTCTGGAAAAAGAACCTGTTGAAGTATTGGCTCCGTTACCTCAATATTTTTCTTTCCCCAATCTTGACAAAACCTTAAATTTGGAGTTTCTTAATAAAAAGTTTCAAGATTTAAAAAAACTTTACCAGGAGTAA
- the argS gene encoding arginine--tRNA ligase, whose amino-acid sequence MIKQRIKEAVEKAVKTVFGEIPLPQFEIETPRKGFFGDYATNIAFVLKNSLNLSPLEIAEKLVQELTNEKTLFEKVEVAKPGFINFWVSTQYYLENLLKVIEEKDNYGRIDLGKGKKVLVEFVSANPTGPLHIGHGRGAAYGDSLARVLEFTGYSVIREYYINDKGTQMDILGESVYLRAKELKGEKINFPEDFYKGAYIYDIAKKVLADYPNLLELEKKEAIAICREIAIKTILEDIKSDLDRFRVVFDSWYSEKSLYEKGKVDALINLLKQKGLVYEKEGALWFRSSDFGDEKDRVLIRSNGEYTYFAGDIAYHHEKFVDRGFDLAINLWGADHHGYVKRLKGALKALGLNPENLKVILIQMVNLIEGGELKSMSTRQGEFVELKELLDEVGVDATRFIFLSRSSDSPLDFDIDLAKKQSQENPVYYVQYAHARICSIFEKAREQGLGEINWREVDFSLLSSEEEIALAKKIEEFKEVIESASMFYAPYKITYYLLDLAKQFHEFYTKHRVLSDDLPLTLARLGLCLGCKIVLKNGLNLLGVNSPEKM is encoded by the coding sequence TTGATAAAGCAGAGGATTAAAGAGGCAGTAGAAAAGGCTGTTAAGACTGTTTTTGGCGAGATACCTTTGCCTCAGTTTGAAATAGAGACCCCAAGAAAAGGTTTTTTTGGGGATTATGCTACCAACATAGCCTTTGTTTTAAAAAACTCCTTAAACCTTTCTCCTTTAGAAATAGCTGAAAAGTTGGTTCAAGAACTAACTAACGAAAAAACTCTTTTTGAAAAGGTAGAGGTTGCTAAACCAGGGTTTATCAATTTTTGGGTATCTACTCAGTATTATCTTGAAAACTTGCTTAAAGTCATAGAAGAAAAAGATAACTATGGTAGGATTGACTTAGGTAAAGGGAAAAAGGTTTTGGTTGAGTTTGTTTCCGCTAATCCCACGGGGCCTCTTCATATAGGACATGGAAGGGGTGCAGCTTATGGAGATTCTTTAGCAAGGGTTTTAGAGTTCACTGGTTATTCTGTTATCAGAGAGTATTACATAAACGATAAAGGTACTCAAATGGATATTTTAGGGGAGTCTGTTTATCTCAGGGCTAAGGAGTTAAAAGGAGAAAAGATCAATTTTCCGGAAGATTTTTATAAAGGTGCGTACATCTACGATATAGCCAAAAAGGTTTTGGCAGACTATCCTAACCTTTTAGAATTAGAAAAAAAAGAGGCCATAGCCATCTGCAGAGAGATAGCGATAAAGACCATCCTTGAAGATATAAAATCAGACCTTGATAGGTTCAGGGTAGTTTTTGATAGTTGGTATTCAGAAAAAAGCCTTTATGAAAAAGGCAAAGTAGATGCTTTGATAAACCTTTTAAAACAAAAAGGTTTAGTTTATGAAAAAGAAGGTGCTTTATGGTTTAGGTCTTCTGATTTTGGAGATGAAAAAGACCGGGTGCTTATTCGTTCTAACGGAGAATATACCTATTTTGCAGGAGACATCGCCTATCATCATGAAAAGTTTGTAGACCGTGGGTTTGACCTTGCGATCAACCTTTGGGGAGCAGACCACCATGGATATGTAAAACGGTTAAAAGGGGCTCTTAAGGCTTTAGGTTTAAATCCAGAAAATTTAAAAGTAATTCTTATTCAGATGGTTAATCTTATAGAAGGTGGAGAACTAAAAAGCATGTCCACCAGACAAGGGGAATTTGTAGAGCTAAAAGAACTTTTAGATGAGGTGGGGGTAGATGCTACCAGATTTATTTTTTTATCCAGGTCTTCTGACTCTCCTTTAGATTTTGATATAGATTTGGCCAAAAAGCAGTCTCAAGAAAACCCAGTTTATTATGTACAATATGCTCACGCAAGGATTTGCAGTATTTTTGAGAAAGCAAGAGAGCAAGGTTTAGGAGAAATAAACTGGAGAGAGGTAGATTTTAGCCTTCTTTCTTCAGAGGAAGAGATTGCTCTTGCCAAAAAGATAGAAGAATTTAAAGAAGTTATAGAATCAGCAAGTATGTTTTATGCTCCCTATAAAATTACTTATTACCTGTTAGACCTTGCCAAACAATTTCATGAGTTTTATACTAAACATCGAGTGCTTTCAGATGATCTACCGTTAACTTTAGCTAGACTGGGGTTGTGTTTAGGGTGTAAAATAGTTCTAAAAAATGGTCTAAACCTTTTGGGGGTTAACTCTCCAGAAAAAATGTAA
- a CDS encoding SPOR domain-containing protein, with product MEGKKVKIEVSRIALVFIILFGLCLLVWSFIIGVWVGSKLGSKEQEKIAAESTSKEELPPPPPPSLTSNESATTPSLSGLNATAEKPVDLKGNASSQAFVSPSKPEPEAQVIEKEKKQAKPKVSEVKEPSKEKPLTSKTKEIAKISNQIKQGSFALQVGAFSQKESAEKLRTLAEKKGYKVTVKAIPSEGKTLYKVYVGRYASREEAEKAATKVVSDLGVSNPFVVELK from the coding sequence ATGGAGGGTAAGAAAGTAAAAATAGAGGTAAGTAGGATTGCTTTAGTTTTTATTATACTTTTTGGTTTGTGTTTGTTGGTTTGGAGTTTTATTATAGGAGTTTGGGTAGGAAGTAAATTAGGTTCTAAAGAACAGGAGAAGATAGCCGCAGAGTCTACCTCTAAAGAGGAGCTCCCCCCTCCACCTCCTCCTTCTCTTACAAGTAATGAAAGTGCGACAACCCCATCTCTTTCTGGTTTAAACGCCACAGCTGAAAAACCTGTAGATCTTAAGGGAAATGCCTCTTCTCAAGCCTTTGTTTCTCCTTCCAAACCTGAACCAGAAGCTCAAGTAATAGAAAAAGAAAAAAAGCAGGCTAAACCTAAGGTATCTGAAGTAAAAGAACCTTCCAAGGAAAAACCACTTACCTCTAAAACCAAAGAGATAGCTAAAATCTCTAACCAGATAAAACAAGGGTCTTTTGCGCTTCAGGTGGGTGCTTTTTCGCAAAAGGAATCTGCTGAAAAGTTGAGGACTTTAGCTGAAAAAAAAGGTTATAAGGTTACGGTAAAAGCTATTCCTTCTGAGGGAAAAACCCTTTATAAGGTTTATGTAGGTAGATATGCCTCCAGAGAAGAGGCAGAAAAAGCAGCTACTAAGGTAGTCTCTGACCTTGGAGTAAGCAACCCCTTTGTTGTAGAATTAAAGTAA
- a CDS encoding N-acetyltransferase, whose protein sequence is MIRKAKLSDIKYIYKLILHFSKTGEVIPRSLSELYEHVRDFFVYQDKDLVVAACALQICWEDLAEIRSLVVSEEYQNKGIGLALVKACLQEAKELEIPRVFVLTRVPVFFEKVGFVRTNKSELPYKVWSDCVRCPKFPDCDEVPMIKEIF, encoded by the coding sequence ATGATAAGAAAGGCAAAACTTTCTGATATAAAGTATATTTATAAACTAATTTTACATTTTTCTAAAACTGGAGAGGTTATTCCTCGGTCTTTATCTGAATTGTATGAACATGTGCGGGATTTTTTTGTTTATCAAGATAAAGATTTAGTGGTTGCCGCTTGTGCCTTGCAGATTTGTTGGGAAGATTTAGCAGAGATAAGGTCTTTGGTGGTAAGTGAGGAATATCAGAATAAGGGTATTGGTTTAGCTTTGGTAAAGGCTTGTTTACAAGAGGCAAAAGAACTTGAAATACCAAGGGTTTTTGTGTTGACCAGAGTGCCGGTTTTTTTTGAAAAGGTAGGGTTTGTAAGAACTAATAAGTCTGAGTTGCCTTACAAGGTGTGGTCAGACTGCGTAAGATGTCCCAAATTTCCTGATTGTGATGAAGTACCGATGATTAAAGAAATTTTTTAA
- a CDS encoding TusE/DsrC/DsvC family sulfur relay protein, whose protein sequence is MPTVEYKGKVFEVDEDGFLAGGLDAWCKEWVEYVKELEGIQELTEEHWKVINVLQDYYRKNGVAPMVRILSKVTGFPLKKIYELFPSGPGKGACKMAGLPKPTGCV, encoded by the coding sequence ATGCCAACAGTTGAGTACAAAGGTAAGGTTTTTGAAGTAGATGAGGACGGATTCTTAGCAGGTGGTCTTGATGCTTGGTGTAAAGAATGGGTTGAGTATGTGAAGGAATTAGAAGGTATCCAGGAGTTAACCGAAGAACACTGGAAGGTAATTAACGTCCTTCAGGATTACTACAGAAAGAACGGTGTTGCTCCTATGGTTAGAATTTTGTCCAAGGTCACCGGATTTCCATTAAAGAAGATTTATGAGTTGTTCCCTTCTGGTCCTGGAAAAGGTGCTTGTAAGATGGCTGGATTACCTAAACCTACCGGGTGTGTGTAA
- a CDS encoding DUF655 domain-containing protein, with protein MSFHKRGGLSRPFLFFYLCSVGFLLCVLLSVSLVFAKKLDINQATVEDLEKLPGIGKKTAQAIVDYREKNGPFKSWEDVEKVKGIGPKKLQLLKPYLTLGEEGEKAKQEKKSTSKSRNKNLPSNLEVNNPIYYYVDEKGKVHYTQFPQTVPLKYKSTLRPLNP; from the coding sequence ATGTCTTTTCATAAAAGGGGTGGGCTTTCTCGCCCCTTTCTTTTCTTTTATTTATGTAGTGTTGGTTTTCTTTTGTGCGTCTTATTGAGTGTTTCTTTAGTTTTTGCTAAAAAATTAGACATAAATCAGGCTACAGTAGAAGATTTAGAAAAACTTCCTGGCATTGGTAAGAAAACAGCCCAAGCTATTGTAGACTATCGTGAGAAAAACGGGCCTTTTAAATCCTGGGAGGACGTAGAAAAAGTAAAAGGGATAGGTCCTAAAAAATTGCAATTGTTAAAGCCTTATCTTACTCTAGGAGAAGAAGGAGAAAAAGCTAAACAAGAAAAAAAATCAACCTCAAAAAGTAGAAATAAAAACCTTCCTTCTAATTTAGAAGTGAACAACCCAATTTATTACTATGTAGACGAAAAAGGTAAAGTTCATTATACTCAATTTCCTCAGACTGTTCCTTTGAAATATAAAAGCACATTAAGACCTTTAAACCCATAA
- a CDS encoding acyl-CoA dehydrogenase family protein: MIDYGLNDTQKLLVDLIKRIGEEYIKPYALEWDEKEVYDERPIKALAQADFFGIIVPKEYGGLGLGSLEMCLAVEHLSYYCAGVSTTYAASFLGAYPIIFFGNQEQKAHYLPRIAKGESLCAFALTEPQAGSDAFGIKTTAKKEGDYYVLNGVKQWITNGGIADIYVVIALTDPSKGARGASAFIVEKGDPGFTVGKKEKKLGLRTSVTTELFFNDCVIPKSRLLAKEGMGFIVALKTLDYARCGAGAQAVGIAQAAMEVSLKHASSRIQFGQPVYQFQAVSHTFADMAMKIEASRSLLYSVARFIDRGAKDFSGASSMVKCFATDVAMWVTERAIQMMGGLGYMRDYPVQKYFRDAKCLQIYEGTNEIQRNVIARELLKHYK, encoded by the coding sequence ATGATTGATTACGGGCTAAATGACACTCAAAAATTGTTGGTTGACCTTATCAAAAGGATTGGAGAAGAGTATATAAAGCCCTATGCCTTGGAATGGGACGAAAAAGAAGTTTATGATGAAAGACCTATAAAGGCCTTAGCCCAAGCCGATTTTTTTGGAATAATTGTTCCTAAAGAATATGGAGGCTTGGGTTTGGGTAGTTTGGAGATGTGTCTTGCAGTGGAACATCTTTCTTACTATTGTGCAGGTGTTTCTACTACTTATGCTGCTTCTTTTCTTGGAGCTTATCCTATTATTTTTTTTGGTAATCAAGAGCAAAAGGCTCATTACTTACCTCGTATCGCTAAAGGAGAGAGCCTTTGTGCTTTTGCCTTGACAGAACCTCAGGCAGGAAGTGATGCCTTTGGGATCAAAACTACAGCTAAAAAAGAAGGAGACTATTATGTATTAAATGGAGTAAAACAGTGGATTACTAACGGAGGTATAGCAGATATTTATGTGGTTATAGCCCTTACAGACCCTTCTAAAGGGGCAAGAGGTGCCAGTGCCTTTATAGTAGAAAAGGGTGACCCCGGTTTTACAGTAGGCAAAAAGGAAAAGAAGTTGGGGTTAAGAACTTCGGTTACCACTGAGCTTTTTTTTAATGATTGTGTGATCCCTAAGTCAAGACTTCTTGCTAAAGAAGGTATGGGATTTATTGTGGCCTTAAAAACCTTAGATTATGCCAGATGCGGTGCAGGAGCCCAGGCTGTAGGAATAGCTCAGGCAGCGATGGAGGTTTCTTTAAAACACGCTTCCTCAAGGATTCAATTTGGGCAACCTGTTTATCAGTTTCAAGCAGTAAGCCATACCTTTGCTGATATGGCGATGAAAATCGAGGCTTCAAGGAGTTTACTTTATAGTGTAGCCCGGTTTATAGATCGGGGGGCTAAAGATTTTTCTGGGGCTTCATCTATGGTAAAATGTTTTGCTACAGATGTGGCTATGTGGGTTACCGAAAGAGCTATCCAAATGATGGGTGGTTTAGGTTATATGAGAGATTATCCTGTTCAAAAGTATTTTAGAGACGCAAAGTGTCTGCAGATTTACGAAGGGACAAATGAAATCCAGAGAAACGTGATTGCTAGAGAGTTGCTTAAACACTATAAATAA
- a CDS encoding electron transfer flavoprotein subunit beta/FixA family protein, translating into MEKIILCIKGVPKPGTVKVDPSTHTLKRDSLELILNPPDRQAVEMAVRLKENYGLKVTVITMGPPNVIPLLKEVYGIGADEMVLLSDRAFAGADTLATSYVLAEAIKKMSPYSLVLMGLKSIDGETSQVPPETAALLGLPSITNVKTVLKEGNNWVVLRQTEYGEEELEVEPPFVASVLPEAFDYLRPPSLKRLLEVKEKDPLVFTVQDLGLSPERLGLNGSPTQVVDVFEKKFEAKGQVLEGEPSFLVEKLISVLEQKGLIHP; encoded by the coding sequence ATGGAAAAAATAATCCTTTGTATAAAAGGGGTGCCTAAACCAGGGACAGTTAAGGTAGACCCATCGACCCATACCCTAAAGAGAGATAGTTTAGAACTAATTCTTAACCCTCCAGACAGACAGGCTGTAGAAATGGCCGTAAGGCTTAAAGAAAATTATGGATTGAAGGTTACTGTGATTACTATGGGTCCTCCTAATGTTATACCTCTTTTAAAAGAGGTATACGGGATAGGGGCTGATGAAATGGTACTTTTGTCTGATAGGGCTTTTGCCGGTGCAGATACCTTAGCTACAAGTTATGTCCTTGCTGAGGCTATCAAAAAGATGTCCCCTTATTCTTTAGTCCTTATGGGTCTTAAATCCATAGACGGAGAGACCTCTCAAGTTCCTCCCGAAACAGCAGCTTTACTTGGATTGCCATCTATTACTAATGTTAAAACCGTTTTAAAAGAAGGGAATAATTGGGTAGTGCTAAGACAGACAGAGTATGGTGAAGAAGAGTTAGAGGTAGAACCTCCTTTTGTAGCTTCTGTTTTACCTGAGGCTTTTGATTATCTAAGGCCCCCCTCTTTAAAGAGACTTTTAGAGGTCAAAGAAAAAGATCCTTTGGTTTTTACAGTTCAAGATTTAGGGTTATCTCCTGAAAGATTAGGGCTTAATGGTTCACCTACTCAGGTAGTAGATGTTTTTGAGAAAAAATTTGAAGCTAAGGGGCAGGTGTTGGAGGGAGAACCTTCTTTTCTGGTAGAAAAGCTTATCTCGGTTTTAGAACAAAAAGGATTAATCCATCCTTAG